A window of the Sneathiella sp. P13V-1 genome harbors these coding sequences:
- a CDS encoding helix-turn-helix domain-containing protein produces the protein MISDGTCQTSDAIIIQSPCLIWLPQGTKSSITVHAGGMGNVISIPEVSLGAALPAGALGNEVRLALGKVNISKNIDPKTLSRLHSLASNISEELYANQPASQSLVRYSLTLLMIEIWRISEPELTTNKSFPRTIYQNFNSLLDLHLTDHWTVETYAKHIGVSKDRLTSVIQRATGRTPLSEIHHKMIQEAEELLINSTYQISEIAFKLGYKDAAYFNRFFKRITGKSPGKFRAEFQRLELDNSFASWP, from the coding sequence ATGATTTCGGATGGCACCTGCCAAACCAGTGATGCCATTATTATCCAATCCCCGTGTCTGATCTGGCTTCCTCAAGGGACGAAATCCAGTATTACAGTTCACGCAGGTGGGATGGGCAATGTAATTAGTATACCGGAAGTCAGCCTAGGCGCCGCGCTTCCGGCAGGCGCGCTGGGCAATGAAGTTCGTCTTGCGCTCGGGAAAGTCAATATTTCAAAGAATATCGACCCGAAAACACTAAGCCGTCTACACAGTTTGGCTAGTAATATCTCAGAGGAATTGTATGCAAATCAGCCTGCATCGCAAAGTCTGGTCAGGTATAGTCTAACCTTGCTCATGATTGAAATCTGGCGAATATCCGAGCCTGAATTAACAACAAACAAATCTTTCCCCCGGACGATATATCAAAACTTCAATTCTCTTCTGGATTTGCATTTAACAGATCACTGGACTGTAGAGACTTATGCCAAACATATCGGAGTCTCAAAAGACAGGCTAACATCTGTCATACAGCGGGCAACTGGTCGTACACCGCTTTCAGAAATCCACCATAAAATGATCCAGGAAGCGGAGGAACTTTTGATCAACTCCACTTATCAGATTTCAGAAATTGCGTTTAAGCTGGGTTACAAAGATGCTGCGTATTTCAACCGGTTTTTCAAACGAATTACCGGCAAATCACCCGGAAAATTCAGAGCAGAGTTCCAACGATTGGAGCTTGATAATTCTTTCGCGTCCTGGCCATAA
- a CDS encoding hydroxymethylglutaryl-CoA lyase, with protein sequence MTDFPKSVEFREEGPREGFQIEKTIYPIEQRIELINALSETGLKTIQVGSFVSPTYVPQMADTGELFKRINRKEGVHYTALWLNEKGFKKAVSIPEIDMEPKLLFYASDAFAQQNNNCRASEMRERQRDWVHLYKEHDLVPDSAYVMAAFGCNMEGDISTERVMEDFKFIIRLSEEENIPIPNLFLADTMGWGNPESVKRLIGEVRNLAPDTRIGMHIHDTRGMGIANVYAALSMGVDLFESSVAGLGGCPFAGHGHGNAAGNVCTEDAVLLCHELGIETGIDLEKLISASRLAEQIIGRSLMGRVMHSGALDSFRRKV encoded by the coding sequence ATGACTGATTTTCCTAAGTCTGTGGAATTTCGTGAAGAAGGCCCAAGGGAAGGCTTTCAGATTGAAAAGACCATTTACCCGATAGAGCAGCGGATTGAATTGATTAATGCACTCAGCGAAACAGGTTTGAAAACCATCCAGGTTGGGTCTTTTGTAAGCCCAACTTATGTACCGCAGATGGCAGATACAGGAGAGTTGTTCAAGCGCATCAATCGAAAGGAAGGCGTGCACTACACAGCTCTATGGTTGAATGAAAAAGGCTTCAAGAAGGCTGTTTCCATACCGGAAATCGATATGGAACCCAAGCTTCTGTTTTACGCATCAGATGCCTTTGCGCAGCAAAATAACAATTGCCGCGCCTCAGAAATGAGGGAGCGTCAGCGCGATTGGGTTCATCTTTATAAAGAACATGATCTGGTGCCAGACAGTGCGTATGTCATGGCGGCTTTCGGATGTAACATGGAAGGTGATATTTCCACTGAACGGGTTATGGAAGATTTCAAATTCATTATCCGTTTGTCAGAAGAGGAAAATATCCCGATCCCGAACCTTTTCCTCGCGGATACGATGGGGTGGGGAAACCCGGAATCCGTAAAACGTCTCATTGGTGAAGTCCGAAACCTTGCCCCGGATACCAGAATTGGCATGCATATCCACGATACCCGGGGAATGGGGATCGCAAATGTCTATGCGGCGCTTTCCATGGGTGTAGATTTGTTTGAAAGTTCAGTGGCCGGTTTGGGTGGGTGTCCTTTTGCAGGACATGGACACGGAAATGCCGCCGGTAATGTCTGTACAGAAGATGCCGTATTGCTGTGTCATGAACTTGGAATAGAAACAGGAATTGATCTTGAAAAACTAATCAGTGCCTCTCGTCTGGCGGAACAGATCATTGGCCGCAGCCTTATGGGGCGGGTGATGCATTCGGGTGCGTTGGATAGCTTTCGCAGAAAGGTATAG